One window of the Granulicella arctica genome contains the following:
- the dcd gene encoding dCTP deaminase yields MAIKSDRWIRQQAIEKGMISPFSEKQVKDGVISYGLSSYGYDLRVSDEFKIFTNVNSAIIDPKNFDERSFVTVVAESVIVPPNSFALARSVEYFKIPRDVLTICVGKSTYARCGIIVNVTPFEPEWEGFVTLEISNTTPLPAKIYANEGLCQILFFQSDEICEVSYADRKGKYQHQQGIVLPKL; encoded by the coding sequence ATGGCAATCAAGAGTGACCGTTGGATTCGGCAACAGGCTATAGAGAAGGGCATGATCTCGCCGTTTAGCGAGAAGCAGGTGAAAGACGGAGTGATCTCCTACGGTCTTTCCTCATATGGGTATGACCTTCGCGTTTCGGACGAATTTAAGATTTTTACGAATGTAAACAGTGCGATTATTGATCCCAAGAACTTCGATGAGCGATCTTTCGTAACCGTAGTTGCGGAGAGCGTCATTGTTCCGCCAAACTCGTTCGCGCTGGCTCGTTCTGTTGAATACTTCAAGATTCCACGTGATGTATTGACGATTTGTGTTGGAAAGTCAACTTATGCACGATGTGGAATCATCGTTAATGTCACACCTTTTGAGCCCGAATGGGAAGGTTTTGTTACTTTAGAAATTTCAAATACGACACCTTTGCCCGCAAAAATCTATGCAAATGAGGGCTTATGTCAGATATTATTCTTTCAATCGGACGAAATTTGTGAAGTCAGTTACGCAGATCGTAAGGGAAAGTATCAACACCAGCAGGGGATAGTGTTGCCGAAGTTATAG
- a CDS encoding cupin domain-containing protein produces the protein MTTMNRRDLCVALSAFAAMGSMMAEAQAGPAAGADGKLSKSVVYKYSALPVKNYANGGSGRQVLSGTLPTGEFVEVHETLLPAGQMPHPPHKHSHSEFLLIREGQLSFINDGIPEPVSVGDVCLRPQT, from the coding sequence ATGACAACTATGAACCGTCGTGATCTGTGTGTGGCTCTCTCCGCGTTTGCGGCGATGGGCTCTATGATGGCCGAGGCGCAGGCTGGTCCTGCGGCAGGGGCGGATGGCAAGCTATCGAAGTCGGTGGTCTACAAGTACAGCGCGCTGCCGGTGAAGAACTATGCGAATGGCGGGAGCGGGCGGCAGGTGCTTTCGGGGACGCTGCCTACGGGGGAGTTCGTTGAGGTGCACGAGACGCTGCTTCCGGCGGGGCAGATGCCGCATCCCCCGCACAAGCATAGCCATAGCGAGTTCCTGCTGATTCGCGAGGGGCAGCTTTCCTTTATCAACGATGGCATTCCGGAGCCGGTAAGCGTTGGGGATGTATGTTTACGGCCTCAAACGTAA
- a CDS encoding polyprenyl synthetase family protein — protein MSTISIATAKEVFDLLRDDLAAIEQEFASQSASEVEVVTDIARYLMAGGGKRIRPLLLLLSSKALGCTAHSRIRLGAVVEMLHTATLVHDDIIDEADTRRGRPSSNTTWGNAKCVLAGDWLYMQAFSTALEERNFRVLDLLISLTQQMVEGELLQMQKLGHLINEEEYFDLIFRKTACLFKVSMQLGAAITSGSESYDQTLGEYGRNLGLAFQIVDDVLDLTASEDVLGKPVASDLREGKATLAVIHALERGTGADREAIRTVLADRSFTHVSHTQILEILNRHASIEYAMDTACAYAEAARLSIADLPDTDAKRALLWVPGFVTSRDR, from the coding sequence GTGAGCACGATCTCCATCGCGACTGCCAAAGAGGTGTTCGACTTGCTACGCGACGACCTCGCTGCCATTGAGCAGGAGTTCGCCAGCCAGTCCGCTTCCGAAGTCGAGGTCGTCACCGATATTGCCCGCTATCTTATGGCGGGCGGCGGCAAACGAATTCGTCCCCTTCTTCTCCTGCTCAGCTCGAAGGCGTTAGGCTGCACCGCCCACTCCCGCATCCGACTCGGCGCAGTCGTGGAGATGCTTCACACCGCCACTCTAGTGCACGACGACATCATCGACGAGGCGGACACGCGCCGCGGTCGCCCTTCCTCGAACACCACCTGGGGTAATGCTAAGTGTGTCCTGGCAGGCGACTGGCTGTACATGCAGGCCTTCTCTACCGCGCTTGAAGAGCGCAACTTCCGCGTCCTGGACCTTCTCATCTCGCTAACGCAGCAGATGGTCGAAGGCGAACTCCTCCAGATGCAAAAGCTCGGCCACCTCATCAATGAGGAAGAGTACTTCGACCTCATCTTCCGCAAGACTGCCTGCCTCTTCAAGGTCTCCATGCAGTTGGGGGCAGCCATCACCTCTGGCAGCGAGTCGTATGACCAGACTCTCGGCGAATACGGCCGCAATCTCGGCCTGGCCTTCCAGATCGTCGACGACGTGCTCGACCTGACTGCTTCAGAAGACGTTCTAGGCAAACCGGTCGCCTCAGACCTACGCGAAGGGAAAGCCACCCTCGCCGTGATCCATGCGCTTGAGCGTGGCACCGGGGCCGACCGCGAAGCCATCCGAACCGTCCTCGCAGACCGCAGCTTTACCCACGTCTCACATACGCAGATTCTAGAGATCCTGAATCGCCACGCCTCCATTGAATACGCGATGGATACCGCCTGCGCCTACGCCGAAGCAGCCCGCCTCTCGATAGCCGACCTGCCCGATACGGATGCGAAGCGAGCCCTGCTCTGGGTCCCGGGCTTCGTCACCAGCCGCGACCGCTAA
- a CDS encoding YajQ family cyclic di-GMP-binding protein, translated as MASDNSFDVVSKVDLQEVKNAIEQASKEVHARFDLKDSKSKIELEGTETIQLASQDEYKLEAVKEILSQKLVKRGVSLKNLEYEKLEPASNSSVRQKIKLVQGIPSEKAKIIVAAIKDSKKKAQASIQGDTVRVVSKDRDVLQEVMALLRGKDIGVELQFVNFRST; from the coding sequence ATGGCATCCGATAACAGCTTCGACGTAGTCAGCAAAGTAGACCTTCAGGAAGTCAAGAACGCCATCGAGCAGGCCTCGAAGGAGGTTCACGCCCGCTTCGACCTCAAGGACTCCAAGTCCAAGATCGAACTCGAGGGAACCGAGACCATCCAGCTTGCCTCACAGGACGAGTACAAACTCGAAGCCGTCAAGGAGATCCTCTCGCAGAAGCTTGTGAAGCGTGGCGTCTCGCTCAAGAATCTTGAGTACGAAAAGCTCGAGCCAGCTTCAAACTCCTCCGTCCGCCAGAAGATCAAGCTCGTTCAGGGCATCCCCTCCGAGAAGGCGAAGATCATCGTAGCCGCCATCAAGGACTCCAAGAAGAAGGCGCAGGCCAGCATCCAGGGCGACACCGTACGCGTCGTCAGCAAGGATCGCGACGTCTTGCAGGAGGTCATGGCGCTTCTTCGCGGCAAGGACATCGGCGTCGAACTACAGTTCGTCAACTTCCGCTCTACCTAG
- a CDS encoding lysophospholipid acyltransferase family protein yields the protein MSPRPQSEQKATIRQLLEFALVWIVVQSLKVLPRATARGIGASIGKFAFRRLGRLREVGLRNLELALPELPEAKRNRILASVYRNLGWLLAEFCQMAKYSSDEASGFIRYDGLEHYLGARARGKGVLVLTGHLGAWELSSFYHSLKDYPMGLVIRRLDNPLVDRFVNRIRCLHGNRVIHKDDFARGLIASMRAGETVGILMDTNMTPPQGVFVPFFGVEACTASGLARVASKTGAAVVPGFLLYEESEQQYVLRFGEELALQRSDDNEADALANTALFTAVIERYVRQYPEQWLWMHRRWKTRPVGTDRIY from the coding sequence TTGAGCCCCAGACCACAATCAGAGCAGAAGGCAACCATTCGGCAACTGCTCGAGTTCGCCTTAGTTTGGATTGTGGTGCAATCGCTGAAAGTTTTACCTCGGGCGACCGCTCGAGGTATAGGTGCTTCGATTGGAAAATTTGCATTTAGGCGGCTGGGACGTCTCCGAGAAGTTGGGCTCAGGAATTTAGAACTTGCCCTGCCCGAGTTACCTGAGGCGAAGCGGAATCGTATTCTCGCTTCGGTATACCGCAATCTGGGGTGGTTGCTGGCGGAGTTCTGCCAGATGGCGAAGTATTCGAGCGATGAGGCGAGCGGCTTTATTCGCTATGACGGGCTTGAACATTATCTTGGCGCGCGGGCGCGAGGCAAGGGGGTGCTTGTTCTTACCGGACATCTTGGAGCGTGGGAGCTATCGAGCTTCTATCATTCGCTGAAAGACTACCCGATGGGTCTGGTGATCCGAAGACTCGATAACCCCCTGGTGGACAGATTCGTAAACCGGATACGGTGTCTTCATGGAAATCGGGTCATCCACAAGGATGACTTTGCGCGTGGCTTGATTGCGTCGATGAGGGCTGGCGAAACCGTAGGTATTCTGATGGATACAAACATGACTCCACCTCAGGGCGTGTTCGTGCCGTTCTTTGGCGTGGAGGCTTGTACGGCATCGGGGCTGGCGCGAGTGGCGTCAAAGACGGGAGCGGCGGTGGTACCCGGCTTTCTCCTTTATGAAGAGAGTGAGCAGCAGTATGTCCTGCGCTTTGGTGAGGAGTTGGCCCTGCAGCGTTCGGACGACAACGAAGCGGATGCTCTAGCCAACACAGCACTCTTTACGGCGGTAATCGAGAGGTATGTGCGTCAGTATCCGGAGCAGTGGTTGTGGATGCACCGGCGGTGGAAGACCCGGCCTGTTGGGACTGATCGGATCTATTAG
- the bshB1 gene encoding bacillithiol biosynthesis deacetylase BshB1 has translation MTVDILAIAAHRDDVEQTCGGTLLAMQSKGHTTGILDLTQGESGTRGTAAERAAEAETAAAILKVAHREALDLPDGNVQNTLENRLKVADVLRRLRPRVVILPYWQGRHPDHYTAATLGYEACFVSGLAKIQTPCGSPPHRPFKILYASLYADVRPTFIVDITPFAEQRLQSLMAYSSQYATQAQGSSLFAAEETIREATFATARHYGLMAGVRYAEPFVQKEIGLVDDLMMLPVASI, from the coding sequence ATGACTGTCGACATCCTGGCAATAGCCGCCCACCGCGACGACGTAGAACAGACCTGCGGGGGCACCCTCCTCGCCATGCAGTCGAAAGGCCACACTACTGGCATACTCGATCTTACCCAGGGTGAATCGGGCACACGCGGTACCGCCGCTGAACGCGCCGCCGAGGCCGAGACAGCAGCAGCAATCCTCAAGGTTGCTCACCGTGAGGCCCTTGACCTACCTGATGGGAACGTCCAGAACACCCTTGAAAACCGACTCAAAGTAGCCGACGTACTGCGGCGCCTTCGTCCGCGAGTTGTGATCCTTCCCTATTGGCAGGGCCGCCATCCCGACCACTACACTGCAGCCACTCTCGGTTATGAAGCCTGCTTCGTCAGCGGCCTTGCGAAGATCCAGACACCCTGCGGCAGTCCGCCTCACCGCCCCTTTAAGATCCTCTATGCCAGCCTCTATGCAGACGTCCGCCCTACCTTCATCGTCGACATCACACCCTTCGCCGAGCAGCGCCTTCAGTCCCTGATGGCTTATTCATCGCAGTATGCTACCCAGGCCCAGGGCAGCAGCCTTTTCGCCGCTGAGGAGACGATCCGCGAGGCTACCTTCGCCACCGCCCGCCACTACGGACTCATGGCGGGTGTTCGCTACGCAGAGCCCTTCGTTCAAAAAGAGATTGGCCTTGTAGACGACCTCATGATGCTCCCCGTAGCCTCGATTTAG
- a CDS encoding lipid-binding SYLF domain-containing protein yields MKKISALACVFAFAASSVAAHAADDAAKLSERLSNAQAVVKEVMATPDKGIPTSILAGASCVVVIPSFKKGAFVVGGQYGQGVATCRTPKGWSAPVFVQLAGGSFGFQIGGQSTDLILVAMNQNGLSDMLKNKFKIGGDAAASAGPVGRNAQAGTDWKLNAEFLTYSRSKGLFAGIDLDGTVLSQNQDDTRTIYGADVPFETILKGNKATPPAAIPFVRTVAHAFVTSKDAQ; encoded by the coding sequence ATGAAAAAGATTTCAGCACTTGCATGTGTGTTCGCCTTCGCTGCTTCTTCAGTTGCGGCACATGCGGCCGACGATGCAGCAAAGCTAAGTGAGCGCTTGAGCAATGCGCAAGCTGTCGTGAAAGAAGTTATGGCGACCCCTGATAAGGGCATTCCCACCAGCATCCTTGCTGGCGCTTCCTGCGTGGTGGTGATTCCAAGCTTTAAGAAGGGTGCGTTTGTTGTGGGCGGCCAGTATGGCCAGGGTGTTGCGACGTGCCGTACTCCTAAAGGCTGGAGTGCGCCAGTGTTTGTGCAGCTGGCTGGTGGAAGTTTTGGCTTCCAGATTGGCGGGCAGTCGACCGATCTGATTCTGGTTGCGATGAATCAGAATGGTTTGTCTGACATGCTGAAGAACAAGTTCAAGATTGGTGGCGACGCTGCGGCATCGGCCGGTCCGGTTGGCCGTAACGCGCAGGCTGGTACCGACTGGAAGCTAAATGCTGAGTTCCTTACCTACTCACGCAGCAAGGGCTTGTTTGCCGGTATCGATCTCGATGGCACCGTGCTCTCGCAGAATCAGGACGATACACGCACCATCTACGGCGCGGATGTTCCGTTCGAGACGATCCTGAAGGGTAACAAGGCTACGCCGCCTGCTGCTATTCCCTTCGTTCGCACGGTTGCACACGCCTTCGTCACGTCGAAGGATGCTCAGTAG
- the xseB gene encoding exodeoxyribonuclease VII small subunit — translation MASFEERLAALETVVERLERGELSLEDSVRLFEEGVGLSNSCKAELEAAEGRIQVLLEPESKGIRVADLVVAEERVDEDDDDEPFNPGQDEE, via the coding sequence GTGGCGAGCTTTGAAGAGCGATTAGCAGCGTTGGAGACGGTGGTGGAGCGATTGGAGCGAGGAGAGCTCTCGCTTGAGGACTCCGTGCGGTTGTTTGAGGAAGGCGTGGGGCTATCAAACTCCTGCAAAGCGGAACTGGAGGCAGCGGAGGGACGGATCCAAGTGTTGCTTGAGCCGGAGAGCAAGGGTATCCGCGTAGCCGACCTGGTGGTGGCAGAGGAGCGGGTCGATGAAGATGACGATGACGAGCCGTTCAATCCGGGGCAGGACGAGGAGTAG
- a CDS encoding response regulator transcription factor produces the protein MMQEANQLVGLVASDPLRILGLQVILSEQAESKVVSLSVPGALHSFELSLLLIDADSAPQLFELLATFRRNRPDLRLIVLGRASDQEFIQRVIGAGAKGYLSHDARESDIRLCIEVVRDGSIWAPRKVLARLIEAGSSVPAAAASTHSESRFTDREGQVLNLLIEGRPNRDIAMMLGIDEGTVKAHISRLMRKVGVGNRTALTMHYLSSNQQTH, from the coding sequence ATGATGCAGGAAGCAAATCAACTCGTTGGATTGGTGGCGAGCGATCCCCTACGGATCCTTGGACTACAGGTCATTCTGTCGGAACAGGCTGAGTCAAAGGTCGTCTCCCTGAGTGTTCCGGGTGCACTGCATTCGTTTGAACTCTCGTTGCTGCTGATTGACGCGGATAGTGCTCCCCAGCTTTTTGAGTTGCTCGCCACATTTCGGCGGAATCGGCCTGACTTGCGACTGATTGTGCTGGGACGCGCGAGTGATCAGGAGTTCATCCAGCGGGTGATTGGCGCGGGTGCCAAGGGCTATCTTTCGCACGACGCACGAGAGAGCGACATTCGCTTGTGCATCGAGGTGGTGCGGGACGGCTCGATCTGGGCGCCACGTAAGGTGCTTGCGCGTTTGATCGAGGCAGGCTCAAGTGTGCCTGCGGCTGCTGCCTCCACTCACTCCGAGTCGCGATTCACCGACCGCGAGGGTCAGGTACTGAATCTACTGATCGAGGGCCGTCCTAACCGTGACATCGCGATGATGCTCGGAATCGACGAAGGGACAGTCAAAGCACACATCAGCCGCTTGATGCGGAAGGTCGGTGTGGGAAATCGTACTGCATTAACGATGCACTATTTGAGCTCGAACCAGCAAACTCACTAA
- a CDS encoding HU family DNA-binding protein, which translates to MIKQDLIQRVVDRTGLPKTKAEAAVDAIFDTMKQSLISGDRIELRGFGVFVVKPRKTGIGRNPRTGAEVSIAPGKAVRFKPGKELHLLDGKETEVKE; encoded by the coding sequence TTGATCAAGCAGGACCTCATTCAGAGGGTTGTCGACCGTACAGGCCTGCCCAAGACCAAGGCTGAGGCTGCAGTGGACGCGATCTTCGATACGATGAAGCAAAGTCTCATTTCAGGTGACAGAATCGAGCTTCGCGGTTTTGGTGTCTTCGTCGTCAAGCCGCGCAAGACAGGCATCGGTCGGAATCCACGCACCGGCGCCGAGGTCAGCATCGCTCCCGGCAAAGCCGTCCGGTTCAAGCCTGGCAAGGAACTTCACCTGCTCGACGGCAAAGAAACAGAAGTAAAAGAATAG
- a CDS encoding bifunctional homocysteine S-methyltransferase/methylenetetrahydrofolate reductase, which yields MADTNDESTAVARRTVLCDGAMGTMLYSHGVFINRCYDELNLSQPEMVRGVHQEYLQAGAEVIETNTFGGNRFRLERYGLADRVHEINVAGVRLARECVEAMREKQASDAFVAGAIGPLGIRLEPLGKTGLDEAFAAFSDQVKALVEGGPGVGADLLIVETMTSMAEAEQAIRAARSEAPGVPLVVMVTVDEDGNCLDGTTAETAAARMTEWGANAVGCNCSAGPATVLSVIERMRSATHLPLAAMPNAGIPRAVDGRMIYMSSPEYMASFARRFVRAGVTFIGGCCGTTPSDTRAMRSALRAMDAQESAVSVVSQSNGVPKASKVEPPPLEERSKIGRKIAQREFVTMVEIVPPKGIDCSKEIAGAAQLHALGVDAINVPDSPRASARMSAQSMCVQIQQHVGIETILHYTCRDRNVLSMQSDLLGASSIGLKNVLCLTGDPPKLGNYPDATAVFDVDAIGLVNIVRNLNYGLDIGKNSIGESTGFTISVAANPGVPDIENEIRRFAFKVEAGAEFAITQPVFDLRLLEEFLRRVEAFRVPVIAGIWPLTSLRNAEFMKNDLRVSMPDEIMSRMGAMTTPEASRAEGVTIAKEMLAEVRGMVQGVQVSAPFGKYAAAAQVLGLVEGA from the coding sequence ATAGCGGATACGAACGACGAGAGCACTGCGGTAGCCCGACGAACGGTCTTATGCGATGGCGCCATGGGAACGATGCTGTATAGCCACGGCGTGTTCATCAATCGCTGCTATGACGAACTGAACCTTTCGCAGCCGGAGATGGTGCGCGGTGTCCACCAGGAGTATCTCCAGGCAGGCGCAGAGGTGATTGAGACGAATACCTTTGGCGGTAACCGGTTCCGGCTGGAGCGCTATGGGCTCGCGGATCGGGTGCACGAGATCAATGTGGCCGGCGTGCGTCTGGCGCGGGAGTGTGTCGAGGCGATGCGCGAAAAGCAGGCTTCGGACGCATTTGTCGCAGGAGCGATCGGGCCGCTTGGCATTCGGCTGGAGCCGCTGGGGAAGACCGGTCTCGATGAGGCGTTCGCAGCCTTTTCGGACCAGGTGAAGGCATTGGTCGAGGGTGGGCCGGGCGTCGGAGCAGACCTGCTGATCGTCGAGACCATGACGTCGATGGCAGAAGCGGAGCAGGCGATCCGGGCAGCGCGGAGCGAGGCTCCCGGCGTGCCGCTGGTGGTGATGGTGACCGTTGATGAGGATGGAAACTGTCTCGACGGCACGACGGCGGAGACAGCCGCGGCCAGGATGACGGAGTGGGGCGCGAATGCGGTCGGATGCAACTGCAGCGCAGGTCCTGCGACGGTGTTGAGCGTCATTGAGCGGATGCGCAGTGCGACCCATCTGCCGTTGGCGGCTATGCCGAATGCAGGAATTCCGCGTGCCGTGGATGGGCGCATGATTTACATGTCTTCGCCGGAATATATGGCCAGCTTCGCGCGGCGATTTGTACGCGCAGGAGTGACCTTTATCGGCGGGTGCTGTGGCACGACGCCAAGCGATACACGAGCAATGCGAAGTGCCCTTCGCGCTATGGACGCCCAGGAGAGCGCCGTCAGCGTCGTGTCGCAATCGAATGGAGTTCCGAAGGCGAGCAAGGTGGAGCCACCGCCACTGGAAGAACGCTCGAAGATCGGCAGAAAGATCGCGCAGCGTGAGTTTGTGACGATGGTCGAGATTGTTCCGCCGAAAGGCATCGATTGTTCCAAAGAGATTGCCGGAGCGGCGCAGTTGCATGCTCTCGGAGTCGATGCGATTAACGTGCCGGATTCGCCAAGGGCCAGTGCGCGAATGAGCGCGCAGAGCATGTGCGTGCAGATCCAGCAGCATGTCGGCATTGAGACGATCCTGCATTACACATGCCGTGATCGGAACGTGCTGAGTATGCAGAGCGATCTTCTGGGCGCATCGTCCATCGGGCTGAAGAATGTACTCTGCCTGACGGGCGATCCGCCAAAGCTGGGGAACTATCCAGATGCCACGGCGGTCTTCGACGTCGATGCGATCGGCCTTGTGAACATTGTGCGGAATTTGAACTACGGTCTCGATATCGGGAAAAACTCGATTGGGGAATCGACAGGATTTACGATCTCGGTGGCTGCAAATCCGGGAGTGCCGGACATTGAGAATGAGATACGGCGCTTTGCGTTCAAGGTGGAGGCCGGTGCCGAGTTCGCGATTACGCAGCCAGTGTTCGACCTGCGTCTGCTGGAGGAGTTTCTGCGGCGCGTGGAGGCCTTCCGGGTGCCGGTGATCGCGGGCATCTGGCCGCTGACGAGTCTGCGGAACGCGGAGTTCATGAAGAACGATCTTCGAGTCAGCATGCCGGACGAGATCATGTCGCGGATGGGGGCGATGACTACGCCTGAGGCGTCGCGCGCAGAGGGAGTGACGATCGCTAAGGAGATGCTTGCCGAGGTTCGGGGTATGGTGCAGGGTGTTCAGGTGAGTGCACCGTTCGGGAAGTACGCCGCGGCCGCGCAGGTGCTTGGATTAGTGGAGGGTGCTTAG
- a CDS encoding TatD family hydrolase — protein MHLTDSHCHLDDYEDLHAVLTRARDAGVQTLLAIGIGDGPDTMHRALDIARQHDWIYASAGIHPQEAANATPEALAKLAALAEDPRCIAIGEIGLDYYHAANPDIPTQQAAFIAQLAIAAAARKPILIHCRTSELARPEAREKYGTADAWEDLLDLLAKHWPVQGPGGIMHCFSGTPDQAQRSLAANFHLSFAGNLTYPRSTDLREAAVAAPPDRILVETDAPFLAPIPHRGKQNEPALVTHTAAYLANLRGISTEQLAAVTTENFKRLFDLQ, from the coding sequence ATGCATCTCACCGACTCCCACTGCCACCTCGACGACTATGAAGACCTCCATGCCGTCCTCACCCGAGCCCGTGACGCCGGGGTCCAGACCCTCCTCGCCATCGGCATAGGCGACGGCCCCGACACCATGCACCGGGCGTTAGACATCGCAAGGCAGCACGACTGGATCTACGCCAGCGCCGGCATCCACCCCCAGGAGGCCGCGAATGCCACCCCCGAAGCCCTCGCCAAACTAGCCGCCCTGGCCGAAGACCCACGCTGCATCGCCATCGGCGAGATCGGCCTCGACTACTATCACGCCGCCAACCCCGACATCCCCACCCAGCAGGCCGCCTTCATCGCCCAGTTAGCCATCGCCGCTGCTGCCCGCAAACCCATCCTTATCCACTGCCGCACCTCAGAGCTTGCCCGGCCAGAAGCCAGGGAGAAGTACGGCACAGCCGACGCCTGGGAAGACCTCCTGGACCTGCTCGCCAAGCACTGGCCGGTACAGGGGCCCGGCGGCATCATGCACTGCTTCTCCGGCACTCCCGACCAGGCGCAGCGCTCCCTCGCCGCCAACTTCCACCTCTCGTTCGCAGGGAACCTAACCTACCCCCGCTCCACCGATCTCCGCGAAGCAGCAGTTGCCGCCCCACCTGATCGCATCCTCGTTGAGACCGACGCACCCTTCCTCGCGCCAATCCCGCACCGCGGCAAGCAGAATGAACCCGCCCTCGTCACCCATACCGCCGCCTACCTCGCCAACCTGCGCGGCATCTCAACAGAACAACTTGCAGCAGTGACCACCGAGAACTTCAAACGCCTCTTCGACCTGCAATAA
- a CDS encoding UDP-3-O-(3-hydroxymyristoyl)glucosamine N-acyltransferase, translating into MTFAELANLVGADADGLGGGEIVRVSRPQDATEDAAVFATEVAALEAALASHAGSILASAQLFGGAKPDDRRVLLVQDARYAFALAGRCLRAKIASGVHATAVIGDGVVVGAGTTVGPHVVIGDGVELGEECSIGARVTIYAGSVLGNRVVVQAGAVLGSTGFGYARDQQTGRYLLFPQQGTLVIEDDVEIGANTTIDRGALAETRIGRGTKIDNLVHVGHNCRIGEDVIIAAQTGISGSSVVEDGAILGGQVGIGEHATVGKGVILGGGAGVLSGKKMAGAGKVFWGRPARPLKDYLRGLASFSALARLRDGRSPKD; encoded by the coding sequence ATGACGTTTGCTGAATTGGCTAACTTGGTTGGGGCGGATGCTGATGGTCTCGGCGGTGGCGAGATCGTGCGTGTGTCACGGCCGCAGGACGCTACGGAGGACGCCGCAGTCTTTGCCACGGAGGTGGCTGCATTAGAGGCGGCGCTGGCCTCCCATGCGGGGTCAATCCTGGCTTCCGCACAACTTTTTGGCGGTGCTAAACCGGACGACCGGCGTGTGCTGTTGGTGCAGGATGCACGGTATGCGTTCGCTTTAGCTGGGAGATGCTTACGCGCAAAGATTGCAAGTGGCGTGCACGCAACGGCGGTGATCGGCGACGGCGTCGTCGTGGGGGCGGGTACGACAGTGGGTCCGCATGTAGTCATCGGCGATGGTGTGGAGCTTGGCGAGGAGTGCTCGATCGGGGCGCGGGTGACGATCTATGCGGGATCAGTGCTTGGGAACCGGGTGGTGGTCCAGGCTGGAGCGGTCCTGGGCTCGACAGGGTTTGGATATGCGCGGGATCAGCAGACCGGAAGGTACCTGCTTTTTCCGCAGCAGGGAACGCTGGTGATCGAGGACGACGTTGAAATCGGTGCGAACACGACGATCGATCGTGGAGCGCTGGCGGAGACACGGATTGGGCGGGGGACGAAGATCGACAATCTAGTGCACGTGGGGCATAACTGCCGGATCGGTGAGGATGTGATTATCGCGGCGCAAACGGGCATCTCCGGATCGAGTGTTGTGGAGGATGGAGCGATCCTGGGAGGGCAAGTCGGCATCGGGGAGCATGCGACAGTGGGTAAGGGCGTCATCCTCGGTGGGGGGGCTGGTGTGCTCAGCGGGAAGAAGATGGCGGGAGCGGGCAAGGTATTCTGGGGGCGCCCTGCGCGTCCCCTGAAGGACTACCTGCGGGGTCTGGCAAGTTTTAGCGCATTGGCGAGGCTGCGCGACGGACGATCTCCAAAGGACTAG